The genomic window TAGtacgtatatatttaaataatataattttttaaatacattttgaagCTTAGCAAGtggtaacattaaaatattaatctgGCAATTgtcagacaaattttttttgttgcatttaattttttttaccacagATATAGTTTATTGTAGATATAATCGTAATCGATGTTCGATAATACCATATaccacaatatatatatatatatatatatatttatttccacTTTCTATGTTtcttaatatgaataatttaataaaatatctatttgaCATAACTAAATTAAGTATTTGCAATGGAATCATGTTTTTGGAAGTAAACACTGCccataataataactaattttaatgaAGGATGTAAAAGTATGTTTTGTAATACCTTTTATCGGTTtgggattaaaataaaattgaaaaataatgctTTAACACACTTTTACGTAAGTTAATTTTGTCATTTGAACAAGtctctataaaaaaatgtcctacaaaaaaataaaaaacattacacCAGATCCCTTTATCTAGCAAACATACTAATGGAAATTAATGTGATTTTACCTTAGTGTATCAGGCATGCCTATTTACCTCGAGAGTTAttactttgttatttttaaaattttgttaaccaCCCCAAATTACATTATATCCAGTATGTgtgtgaagaaaaaaatatgatgcGAAGGCAAAGAATTGGTAGTAAAACGCTTGCAGCCGTCTTTTTAATGGGAACTATCGGCATTCGTCAGGAATATATGGAGGGGGAGCTACCGTGAACGCCATCTTTTTCCATGGGAACTATTGTAATTCATCAAGAGTTCGTGGAGTGAAACTAAAGAAAGCTTTTACCAGGATACCTGATTACCTCATTCTAAGCACAGTTGAATCAATTAATCATCTGTTAGTTATAACTTACTGTTAGGATTTGAACTTTACAATTCCGAGCAAGCAAGATTAATTGTCTTTTaacttattatcattatttttacaatttgataTAAACTCTAAATTATCCTGTCGAAATAATTTGAAACTTACTCACGCAAtccaatttattcattttaaaaaacaaacaaatcaacaaaatgcaattctaattaaaaacatCTTTCTATTAGACTATCTAGAATGACACCAGTACAGCTATAatgaaatgttttgaaatatgaataatcaaggctttttttacaaaaatatttattttaattttatcatatttacaaaagatttctaaattatttgtttcccAGGTGATTTATCATCATTGAAAAAAGAAGATGTACGGATTTTAGAaggtgaaaatgaaaaagatgaAGACAGTTGTTGTTCTGAAAATGATCCAACGAAAGCTGGTGGTGATACAACACCTCGGCTACCCGTTGATTTGGAATCAGTTCGtagagcttttaaaaatttatttgaattatctgCAACAATTTTCGAACAAACGTTAGTTACAGCGATTACAGCGAGTACTACATATATGCACATGGTAATGCAAATGCATGGTACCAAACCAGATTGTTTAAATGATATGGTTAATGCAGTATTAATATTATGTGAAATACCAATATTAGGTAATGTGAAATACCAATATTAGCTAATTATTACGTTGTGAGTGccaattttaaacgaaaaaaacgTTGAAAACTTAAAACAGAAATTAATAATCGAGAACTTGAGTCAGAAAGtcaaattcattataaatggacccccaaacaaactttttttcgtcAAATAGATTAGTGAAAACCGTTTGCTACAGTCGGGCAGAAAGACATAAGAGTTGATTCTATAATAGTTACTTTTTTCAACTTGGATGacggaatcctaaaaatttaaaaatattttactagatataaagtaaaaacctaattttgcaatattatttcattatgcATGgtgtctttgaaatttttaaaaagaatattttgtcggatacaagtaaaaatttgactttgcaataaaaagtattcataataaaaatttggacCATATTTTCGCTTGAAAAATTTCGACTCAGAGATGAAATTTAACTCGCGCACCTATGTCTGTCAGTCTGTTAAAAGCTGTCAAATGTAGTGggtttattattgaaatgaaaaatatattttacatataatatagagcgTTTATTTGATACGTAATATTCGGTTCTTGTAATAGCATCTTATGCAATTGTTGAggtgaatatataaaaattaatatttaatgcattcgtaaaatataatatgatttttctttCACGTTCATCAAATAAGTTCTTATTCATATTACCCACATACTAATTAAATtcgttaatatttaatatttaggtTCTGGTGAATTTTTGGAAACAGCTTTACCATCTTTGTGCAGAGCAGCAGCTCAACTTCCAACATCCGCACAAGCAACATTAGCCCGTCGATGGGCAAAAGATGgaaaaccaatgttaaaaactttattagaaAGTTTACAACAATTAATTACTCTACGAGTTATTGTAACACATTTTAATCCAGATTTTTTTGTGCAAGATGAACCAATTATTACCTCAGCGACTAAGTTGATGAAGGtacctattatttttaaatagctctagcaacaattatttttaatttgggaGTTTCTTACCTGATTacacaaatttgtttttcagaTAGTATATTATGCAAATATATTAGCTGGTAAATTAGATCCTCCTGAACTACGTAAAGAAGATTTACCTCCTGTGGGTATAGAAGATTCAATATTAATGGGTTTCAACCATAAACAGCCAAAACCTGTTACACCAGATCCATTGGgtaaattaaatgcaaattcTTATTGatatacttattaaaaataatatatagggtGTTCCTTACTGTACTCGGTAAGGGATACACTAAATACAGTGATACTgagtgatatttttaattaggtgTACCACTAACAAAATAAGACatggttaattttaattaattagaccaataactattaaatttattatgttgcCACGTCTCTGTTTCCATAGAAGATTTTTAGTATAGTTGTGAGTGTCTATAGCTTTTTTATGGGCGCTAAGTCATTACAGGACACAAATTTGTAAGAAAGTTTAACTTCGGATTCAATATACTCAAAACTAtgcaataatattcaaaaaattaaatttttggtgcATCTTAACATCAGTGTTTTCCCAGAGACATTTAggataaaaaagtaaaactagACTGCAAATCAAAATTTCCCCTACTACTTTTTACATTGTAGTTTATAATCGTAGCATTCCGATTATGACTTGGCTGATTTGCCGTTGTACAACttttttgtatcataatgaatTCAGTAAAATATCACTAATTTattgatcaattttttctacataacattttaaaagatgttttaatcattttaatgaaatatattacagCGCAAGAATTGAATGTCAACATTTTAGATAGTCGAAAACCATTTATACCATTTGCTGAATTTTATAACGAACCACTTAGTGATGCAGTCGAAATGGATAGAGATTTCGCAAACTACAAAGGTGAGAGTACAGGTCTGTATTTGGGACTTTGTATGTTGTGTCCttataaatacgtttttatagCCTGTATGTGTATTATTTAGGGGGTATTTTAAGATTAGtccaaatttaaaactttttcataaaCTCAATATATTTCAGTATATACAGAGCatttaaacaattgactgtatTAGTTAGttcttaaatcatttattagatttaaaattaattgtttttcagCTGATGCTCATTACTTATAAGTAGGGaagtcattttaaattttaaaacaagactTTTTAGAGACAGTTTTTCGCTGCCATGGAAGtctttttaatccccgaaccaaaaaacaaggggtgttttaagtttgaccactatgtgtgtgtctgtctgtgacgtCGCAGCTCCTAAGTCGGTTAAAGCTGACTGGCCTTCATAAAAtagcaatattttttgtttagaacATATCAGATTCGGTAGAAGTCGAACAGATCAGATTCggtaaattattataagtatatttccatctattatttttgaaatcgaaCTCATGGTTAAAACAAGAtgctttagaaaaatatttgtttaaccattttttcccattaaatttattttctttaatcgtattttagatatattttcatgtttgttaaattaattgtttgctTTGCTGTTTTCAATTTGTGTTTATTTAGTGTAAAGTTTCAAAGTAAAgttcaggtttttttttgtttttgtttttgtttttttttttttaaataatattttcatcaattgtGTTTGAAAATAGACAtcgatttgataaaatatttcttttaggGATGTCATCGAAATCAACTGGAAAATTCAGTTTTATGAGACATGCTTTTATTTTAACTCCAGCTACTAAAACTATGggattatattttgataaccGTATTCGTATGTATTCTGAACGACGTATGAGTTTCTTTCAAAGTATGGCTGGTCAACCATCAACAccttatttaaagttaaaagttaGAAGGGATCATATCATTGATGATACTTTAGTAGAAGTAAGTACATGCAAATATTTGGAATacatataacttttttatttcaatttttagttagaataaaacatatatttgttaattttgcaCACAttggaaaaattctttaattttataagatttaatcTAAAAAGGATTGAAATATATTGCTTTATAATTCTTTTCTCCATTTATTGTTCTAGTTAGAAGTGATTGCTATGGAAAATccgaatgatttaaaaaaacaattggttGTTGAATTTGCTGGTGAACAAGGTGTTGATGAAGGCGGTATATCAAAAGAATTCTTTCAACTTATTATAGATGAATTATTTAATCCTGATTATAGTATGTTCACACATCAAATTGAATCTCAAACAGTTTGGTTTAATCCGACGAGTTTTGAAAGTGATGCTCAATTTACATTGGTAGGAATAGTATTAGGACTAGCCATAtacaataacattattttatctGTGAATTTTCCTATGGTTGTGTACTCAAAATTGATGGGTAAACAAGGATGTTTTGATGATTTAGAAGATTGGAATTCTGTAAGTATAAGGCATTTTAtactgaaaatataattaaagcatggtaaaattaaaaaaaaattattttcgtaacatacctttaaaataatttataaattatttcataaactacacattttaaaataataaaaagccatatattatatatgtcaCATGATAcactttgaaaaagttttattcacCTTAACAAATTACCCCCCAAAACTAATCCTTAAAATCAAGATTTAATTTTCGCTTAGATTTTCCTGTAAACTTAGAGTGAgacgttataaaaaaattcaaaattttagacaaaatagttttctaaataaaaagagGAATGGTCGATTTTCGCATACTTTCTTCAAAATCTTTCAAACTatacattttagaaaaatataaatttgtattccTCATAACGAGTCTTTTAATTTGACAATTCCTCATAACGAGTCCTTTAATTTGACCACCATGTTGAAGTGCTTGTTTGTAATTTAGAAATAAAgtagtgatttaaaaaaagtaagatgAGCACACACCTAAATTTGTACTTTGTTTGGGAAAGAGTTTATTggctaattaatatttatgatggttaaaaattattttaggtttTACATAAAGGATTGACAGAACTATTAGAATACGAAGGTGATGACATCGAAGAAGTATTTATGCAAACATTTAAAGTGAGCTATCAAGACGTTTTTGGTGCTACAATTACACACGAATTAAAACAGAATGGTGGTGATATACTTGTAAATCAGAGTAATAAACATGTAAgtattctataatattatttgtgtaaaatgaaatttttacaaaatgaattttttttaggaattcgTAGACTTATATGcagattttctattaaataaatcagTTGAAAAACAATATCGTGCATTTCATCGAGGATTTCAAATGGTCACTGATGAATCACCTTTACAACTGTTGTTCCGTCCAGAGGAAATTGAATTACTTGTTTGTGGTAGCAAGGTAATCTTTGTTTATTATGTAGTAGATTCCAAAGTGTCACaatattaatttagtaaatgatgagagtaattacaaatttttctaagcaaGGGGCTAAAACTGTTTCCTACTTTCAAGTATATATCTATACCAGCTTCTAACAGTGCCAATGAGACGTTAGAGTTTATTGATATCCcttatttttctattactgaataattttcaattctgttttaaacttttcttaaaattatttataatcgtTCATTGGCCGACATTAGTATCGTGAATCtggataatatttcattttccccttatagatgtaaaaataaacaaaattaactgttttttcataaaaataatttttttagaatttcgaTTTAAATGAATTGGAACAAGCAACACAGTATGATGCTGGATATACGAAacatacacaaataataaaagatttttggtCAATTGTTCATGCATTTCCAGTGACTGAACAacgtaaatttttacaatttactaCAGGATCAGATCGAGTACCTGTTGGTGGATTTTCAAAACTTAAGTTACTTATATCACGTAATGGACCAGATTCAGATAGATTACCGACAGCACATAcatgttttaatgttttgttactTCCCGAATAcagttcaaaagaaaaattgtacGATAGACTAGTCAAAGCAATTAATTATTCTAAAGGGTTTGGTATGatgtaaataatattcacttgatacaataaaaaaaatattaaaatagtattattaatctttattttagagaatatttatttttactatgtactcaaaataaattttcatttcaagtaatcgaaatgaattttcatattaattctTATCACTTTAAAGATCCATTCACCACATCAGTTATGTCACTTTACCCTACAGTCATAAAAAGTTCGTTACATAAAAGCTAAGTGTAACTAGCTATTCATACTGAGTCGGCATCAATCAGTCAATTCCGATCAGTCATCGCATCGAGTCAATTCCGATCAGTCATCGCATCGCAAACATTAAATTTCTTTACTGCGATATTCTTTGTTTTTGACTGTTATCTTTTTATTTGGCTGAAgtgttataaaacttttttggtgagctttatatagtaaaaagttattatttaacacaaaaaatctcaaatatagaaaactaaaaaaaaattctaatatttgTATACTATTATGGGTAAAGATACTTCAAAAGTACGCCTGTACGCTgcgtacaaaaataaatacaaatactgtTCAAAAATATCGTCATTTCTCCCCCTTCCCTCTTCGCTCTGGGCGAtatgatttttatcattttcagtATTTTACATGTGTTTCAAGTTTTACACGTTAAAGTCTTCGTAATTACGATTGATTTCCTTAAGGAAatcaaggaaaaaaattttgaacttttcggTAAGGAAGTCGAGgtcaatattttcaacaaatacaaatgttatatattttttaaaggaagGTTTATTTAAGAGTTTCGTTAaagattttaatacaaaatacctAAAATGTGTTTGTAAACTGCATTTACATTGTTGGGATTGAccacaaaacttttgaaaaaagttaaaatttatgtaaaaatatacttaaatattctgatttcgagtcataaaagcacatttttattttaaaatattaaaatcgtaatttttaaactgtatatcacgtgacctaaaatgcgggtaagccctgctgtgatgtcatagcggtatgagtcatagaccatcaattagttcagtgtagacagttggttataatatatacatagataataagtatttatatttattataatcagatgtatatgaatatatctgtcaaactgatttgtgttatttcgtatagtatACCCATATTACGTTATCAAATTGGATTGTCTGTCTTAGAAGTATTTTAAAACTGCTTCATAATATTGATTGTAATTCAgttcgatataaaatttttatttaattgaagctaaaatattttcagcttTATCATTGCTTTTTATCTAGGTAGCACTCTGATCGAAATTATACcatgtgatcaaatttgacgctAGAAGTTTGCTTCAAGCGTCACCATGAAATCGCACCTTTATATTATGGTTGTTAACCTATAATATGTATGTAGCCTTATGACCAtagacatacaaaaaaattacagatgCGAAGTGAAATGTCACtgtcaaatttaaatgaatgtttCAGGTGTTTTCAaaggtttaaaaattataaacgataGAAAAATGAA from Chrysoperla carnea chromosome 2, inChrCarn1.1, whole genome shotgun sequence includes these protein-coding regions:
- the LOC123291380 gene encoding ubiquitin-protein ligase E3A isoform X1; this translates as MNSSENHNSQADASETLSEASGSQSPNNNSDSSLHLVPECDSMKRAAARKLIERYFYQLIDGCGNPSCDNEFCASSGEAKIKNLTPDQAAAQAIQLFSQEARLCDRAPSKVARTHDGQSSKDTDVNSSSSADNLQSSSKTNVEDNEMPDNDLVRNSSSSANSMLLSDTKDLTEALNFNKAPVEPLTEDKLNSIITQCKEENCYYTLLRTITEVFSDLKVLARSFPTQTSQSDANSPIDALLNKAPGSDLSSLKKEDVRILEGENEKDEDSCCSENDPTKAGGDTTPRLPVDLESVRRAFKNLFELSATIFEQTLVTAITASTTYMHMVMQMHGTKPDCLNDMVNAVLILCEIPILGSGEFLETALPSLCRAAAQLPTSAQATLARRWAKDGKPMLKTLLESLQQLITLRVIVTHFNPDFFVQDEPIITSATKLMKIVYYANILAGKLDPPELRKEDLPPVGIEDSILMGFNHKQPKPVTPDPLAQELNVNILDSRKPFIPFAEFYNEPLSDAVEMDRDFANYKGESTGMSSKSTGKFSFMRHAFILTPATKTMGLYFDNRIRMYSERRMSFFQSMAGQPSTPYLKLKVRRDHIIDDTLVELEVIAMENPNDLKKQLVVEFAGEQGVDEGGISKEFFQLIIDELFNPDYSMFTHQIESQTVWFNPTSFESDAQFTLVGIVLGLAIYNNIILSVNFPMVVYSKLMGKQGCFDDLEDWNSVLHKGLTELLEYEGDDIEEVFMQTFKVSYQDVFGATITHELKQNGGDILVNQSNKHEFVDLYADFLLNKSVEKQYRAFHRGFQMVTDESPLQLLFRPEEIELLVCGSKNFDLNELEQATQYDAGYTKHTQIIKDFWSIVHAFPVTEQRKFLQFTTGSDRVPVGGFSKLKLLISRNGPDSDRLPTAHTCFNVLLLPEYSSKEKLYDRLVKAINYSKGFGMM
- the LOC123291380 gene encoding ubiquitin-protein ligase E3A isoform X3: MNSSENHNSQADASETLSEASGSQSPNNNSDSSLHLVPECDSMKRAAARKLIERYFYQLIDGCGNPSCDNEFCASSGEAKIKNLTPDQAAAQAIQLFSQEARLCDRAPSKVARTHDGQSSKDTDVNSSSSADNLQSSSKTNVEDNEMPDNDLVRNSSSSANSMLLSDTKDLTEALNFNKAPVEPLTEDKLNSIITQCKEENCYYTLLRTITEVFSDLKVLARSFPTQTSQSDANSPIDALLNKAPGSDLSSLKKEDVRILEGENEKDEDSCCSENDPTKAGGDTTPRLPVDLESVRRAFKNLFELSATIFEQTLVTAITASTTYMHMVMQMHGTKPDCLNDMVNAVLILCEIPILGSGEFLETALPSLCRAAAQLPTSAQATLARRWAKDGKPMLKTLLESLQQLITLRVIVTHFNPDFFVQDEPIITSATKLMKIVYYANILAGKLDPPELRKEDLPPVGIEDSILMGFNHKQPKPVTPDPLAQELNVNILDSRKPFIPFAEFYNEPLSDAVEMDRDFANYKGMSSKSTGKFSFMRHAFILTPATKTMGLYFDNRIRMYSERRMSFFQSMAGQPSTPYLKLKVRRDHIIDDTLVELEVIAMENPNDLKKQLVVEFAGEQGVDEGGISKEFFQLIIDELFNPDYSMFTHQIESQTVWFNPTSFESDAQFTLVGIVLGLAIYNNIILSVNFPMVVYSKLMGKQGCFDDLEDWNSVLHKGLTELLEYEGDDIEEVFMQTFKVSYQDVFGATITHELKQNGGDILVNQSNKHEFVDLYADFLLNKSVEKQYRAFHRGFQMVTDESPLQLLFRPEEIELLVCGSKNFDLNELEQATQYDAGYTKHTQIIKDFWSIVHAFPVTEQRKFLQFTTGSDRVPVGGFSKLKLLISRNGPDSDRLPTAHTCFNVLLLPEYSSKEKLYDRLVKAINYSKGFGMM
- the LOC123291380 gene encoding ubiquitin-protein ligase E3A isoform X2, with product MNSSENHNSQADASETLSEASGSQSPNNNSDSSLHLVPECDSMKRAAARKLIERYFYQLIDGCGNPSCDNEFCASSGEAKIKNLTPDQAAAQAIQLFSQEARLCDRAPSKVARTHDGQSSKDTDVNSSSSADNLQSSSKTNVEDNEMPDNDLVRNSSSSANSMLLSDTKDLTEALNFNKAPVEPLTEDKLNSIITQCKEENCYYTLLRTITEVFSDLKVLARSFPTQTSQSDANSPIDALLNKAPGDLSSLKKEDVRILEGENEKDEDSCCSENDPTKAGGDTTPRLPVDLESVRRAFKNLFELSATIFEQTLVTAITASTTYMHMVMQMHGTKPDCLNDMVNAVLILCEIPILGSGEFLETALPSLCRAAAQLPTSAQATLARRWAKDGKPMLKTLLESLQQLITLRVIVTHFNPDFFVQDEPIITSATKLMKIVYYANILAGKLDPPELRKEDLPPVGIEDSILMGFNHKQPKPVTPDPLAQELNVNILDSRKPFIPFAEFYNEPLSDAVEMDRDFANYKGESTGMSSKSTGKFSFMRHAFILTPATKTMGLYFDNRIRMYSERRMSFFQSMAGQPSTPYLKLKVRRDHIIDDTLVELEVIAMENPNDLKKQLVVEFAGEQGVDEGGISKEFFQLIIDELFNPDYSMFTHQIESQTVWFNPTSFESDAQFTLVGIVLGLAIYNNIILSVNFPMVVYSKLMGKQGCFDDLEDWNSVLHKGLTELLEYEGDDIEEVFMQTFKVSYQDVFGATITHELKQNGGDILVNQSNKHEFVDLYADFLLNKSVEKQYRAFHRGFQMVTDESPLQLLFRPEEIELLVCGSKNFDLNELEQATQYDAGYTKHTQIIKDFWSIVHAFPVTEQRKFLQFTTGSDRVPVGGFSKLKLLISRNGPDSDRLPTAHTCFNVLLLPEYSSKEKLYDRLVKAINYSKGFGMM